A window from Opitutia bacterium ISCC 52 encodes these proteins:
- a CDS encoding cytochrome P450: protein MDAFPKFQPYEPAFLEDPYPTFLRLRAERPVFYDEDWRLTFFTRHKDIKSIFMDRQRFGRDYRHRLKDDQVDSTLVERIFPKTAPNWVKFVREAFMDQEPPVHTRLRGLVSKAFTRRESHSYGPGLLSLANTILDQKLDGEPFDAIKDFASPIPVSLIADLMGIEEDVHARLIEWSSLIVVPYDLSASADDLAKAEKATIDFAEFLRQLIEKRRRNPGDDLISSMLVVEEAGDTLTEDEIISTAILTLNAGHEATVQAIGNALLALGKYPGQYRFLVENEQGIPTAVEELLRYDTPLQMFDRWILEDCEVGGCLLRQGQKVGLLVGSANHDEAAFAGDTESIDLTRDSSSHIAFGVGLHHCIGSHLARIELAAAITALVSKVQSLEIAGSLPPRKPSLVFRGLSSLPLSLTPR from the coding sequence GTGGACGCGTTTCCTAAATTCCAGCCTTATGAGCCAGCCTTTCTTGAAGACCCTTATCCGACTTTCCTGCGGTTGCGAGCTGAGCGACCCGTTTTCTATGACGAAGATTGGCGGCTGACGTTTTTCACACGCCATAAAGATATCAAATCGATCTTCATGGATCGGCAACGATTCGGTCGCGACTACCGGCATCGGTTGAAGGATGACCAGGTGGATTCAACATTGGTGGAACGCATCTTCCCAAAAACTGCACCCAACTGGGTGAAATTTGTGCGAGAGGCGTTTATGGATCAGGAGCCACCTGTGCATACTCGATTAAGAGGATTAGTCTCCAAAGCATTTACTCGGCGAGAGTCGCATTCCTATGGGCCTGGTTTACTCTCCCTGGCCAATACGATCCTTGACCAAAAGCTGGATGGCGAGCCGTTCGACGCCATTAAGGATTTTGCATCCCCAATTCCTGTCAGTTTGATAGCGGATCTTATGGGCATTGAGGAGGATGTGCATGCTCGTTTGATAGAGTGGAGTTCTCTGATTGTAGTGCCCTATGACTTGAGTGCCTCAGCAGATGATCTGGCTAAGGCAGAGAAGGCTACTATTGATTTTGCTGAATTTTTAAGACAGCTCATCGAAAAGCGAAGAAGGAACCCGGGGGATGATTTGATTTCCTCTATGTTAGTGGTTGAGGAAGCCGGGGATACCTTGACCGAGGATGAAATCATTTCGACTGCCATCCTCACTCTCAATGCTGGGCATGAAGCCACTGTTCAAGCAATTGGTAATGCTTTGCTGGCGCTTGGAAAATATCCTGGTCAATACCGCTTTCTAGTCGAAAATGAGCAAGGCATACCCACCGCGGTGGAGGAGCTACTTCGCTATGATACACCGCTTCAGATGTTTGATCGGTGGATTCTAGAGGATTGTGAAGTGGGTGGGTGCTTGTTGAGGCAGGGACAAAAAGTCGGCTTGTTGGTGGGATCTGCCAATCACGATGAAGCAGCCTTTGCCGGGGACACGGAGTCAATCGATCTAACACGTGATAGCAGCAGCCACATTGCATTTGGGGTGGGCTTGCATCACTGTATAGGTTCCCATTTGGCGCGTATCGAATTGGCAGCCGCGATCACAGCTCTCGTTTCAAAAGTCCAGTCTCTAGAAATAGCGGGCTCCTTGCCGCCAAGAAAACCGAGTTTGGTCTTCCGTGGGTTGTCGTCGTTGCCGCTAAGTTTGACGCCGCGGTAA
- a CDS encoding HAD family hydrolase, with protein MSDRAQKLRDFQPAKEFFVGIDSDGCIFDSMEIKHQECFTPMFIKHWNLQAGSKFAREVWAFVNLYSKTRGANRFPALVRAIELLGARPQVQARGIEMPNLDALNEWIARESKLGNATLNAEVAGGNEGLAPVKVWSDAVNEQVADIVHGVPPFPLVRETLAKINERADAMCISQTPCDALEREWGEHGISGFVEMIAGQEMGTKTQHLEMAAKDKYPSDKILMIGDAPGDQKAAKGNDALFYPINPGGEEASWERLHDEALDKFFAGEYAGAYEDQLNEEFQACLPENPSW; from the coding sequence ATGAGTGACCGCGCCCAAAAACTTCGCGACTTCCAACCCGCCAAAGAATTCTTCGTCGGTATCGATTCCGATGGCTGCATTTTCGACAGCATGGAGATTAAGCATCAGGAGTGTTTTACTCCCATGTTTATCAAACACTGGAATCTGCAGGCAGGGAGTAAGTTTGCTCGCGAAGTGTGGGCGTTCGTAAACCTTTATTCCAAGACGCGGGGTGCCAATCGTTTTCCTGCGCTGGTGCGGGCGATCGAATTGCTTGGAGCTCGTCCACAAGTGCAAGCCCGTGGAATTGAGATGCCCAATTTGGATGCCTTGAATGAATGGATTGCTCGTGAGTCCAAGCTGGGCAATGCGACCCTCAATGCCGAGGTGGCCGGTGGCAATGAAGGGCTCGCTCCGGTAAAGGTTTGGTCCGATGCGGTCAACGAGCAGGTAGCGGACATTGTGCATGGAGTGCCTCCTTTTCCATTAGTTCGTGAGACACTGGCAAAGATCAACGAGCGGGCAGATGCGATGTGTATCAGTCAAACTCCTTGCGATGCACTCGAGCGTGAGTGGGGGGAGCATGGCATTAGTGGCTTCGTAGAAATGATTGCCGGACAGGAAATGGGTACGAAGACCCAGCATCTCGAGATGGCAGCAAAAGATAAATATCCTTCGGACAAGATTTTGATGATCGGTGATGCACCCGGAGATCAGAAGGCAGCAAAAGGAAACGACGCTTTATTCTACCCCATCAATCCCGGTGGAGAGGAAGCTTCCTGGGAACGTTTGCACGATGAGGCCTTGGATAAATTCTTTGCCGGTGAGTATGCTGGAGCATACGAGGATCAGTTGAATGAAGAGTTTCAGGCCTGCTTGCCTGAGAACCCGAGTTGGTAA
- a CDS encoding DUF1080 domain-containing protein, with protein MRFIRYSLIVFACLGLSSCKNSSQSDWHPLTEKDFSYVNTGEDTWAWENGFLHCTVQPIGVIRTERMLTNFELEVEWMHKEAGGNSGLFIWASEGSINRLLSPDNPGPPLPDGIEIQMLDHGFTEQAKARGEPTDWFTTHGDVFPVRAKMTPFPPISTIPNQKRVTKDFGHGEFEIVGRETPGRSFPSKHLSKGHGEWNHYTVRAENGVVRLWVNGEEVSVGSDCDPSTGYICLESEGSPIQFRNMRIRELP; from the coding sequence ATGAGGTTTATAAGATATAGTCTAATCGTCTTTGCCTGCCTGGGATTATCTAGCTGCAAAAACAGTTCACAATCCGACTGGCATCCCCTCACTGAGAAAGATTTTTCTTATGTAAACACTGGAGAGGATACTTGGGCCTGGGAAAATGGTTTTCTCCATTGTACCGTACAACCTATCGGCGTTATTCGCACGGAGAGGATGCTTACTAATTTCGAGCTGGAAGTGGAATGGATGCACAAAGAAGCAGGAGGAAATTCAGGTTTATTCATTTGGGCCAGTGAAGGCTCCATCAATCGATTGTTAAGCCCTGACAACCCGGGCCCACCTTTACCGGACGGAATCGAAATCCAGATGCTCGATCATGGCTTCACCGAACAGGCGAAAGCGCGTGGTGAACCGACCGATTGGTTCACAACCCACGGTGATGTATTTCCAGTTCGTGCGAAGATGACGCCCTTCCCTCCCATTTCAACCATACCCAACCAAAAGCGTGTAACAAAAGATTTCGGCCATGGTGAATTTGAAATCGTAGGCCGCGAAACACCCGGTCGCAGTTTTCCAAGTAAGCACCTAAGCAAGGGTCATGGAGAATGGAACCACTACACCGTTCGGGCTGAAAACGGAGTGGTTCGCCTCTGGGTAAATGGCGAAGAAGTCTCAGTTGGATCAGACTGTGATCCATCCACTGGCTACATCTGCCTGGAGAGCGAAGGCTCACCGATTCAATTTCGCAATATGCGGATTCGCGAACTTCCTTAA
- a CDS encoding methyltransferase domain-containing protein: MANTGDSIKAKNAGWSFGGDVCDTFDEHVSKSVPLYDVGHDLILKVSDFFISDDSICYELGCSTGKLTHALAKRNEHRKAKIIGIDVEEPMVTKAETRCADMKNVKFKTADILELELEKSDLIISYYTVQFMKPKNRQLIFDRIYESLNWGGALLLFEKVRGPDARFQDMMTNIYTDYKIDQGYSSDEIVGKTRSLKGVLEPFSTQGNIDLMKRAGFEDIMTVMKYVSFEGFLAIK, encoded by the coding sequence ATGGCTAATACAGGAGACTCAATAAAAGCTAAGAACGCTGGTTGGTCATTTGGAGGTGACGTTTGCGATACCTTTGATGAACATGTTTCGAAGTCCGTTCCACTGTATGATGTTGGGCATGACCTTATATTGAAAGTCTCGGACTTCTTTATCAGCGATGATTCCATATGCTATGAGCTTGGATGCTCGACTGGTAAACTAACGCATGCTCTTGCGAAGCGTAATGAGCATCGGAAGGCTAAAATTATCGGGATAGACGTAGAGGAACCTATGGTCACTAAAGCGGAAACGCGCTGCGCAGACATGAAAAATGTCAAGTTCAAGACAGCCGATATCCTCGAGCTCGAACTAGAGAAATCCGATCTGATTATTTCCTACTATACCGTTCAGTTTATGAAGCCCAAGAATCGGCAGCTCATATTTGACCGAATATACGAATCCCTGAATTGGGGAGGCGCTTTGTTGCTCTTTGAAAAGGTCCGTGGGCCAGACGCACGTTTTCAGGATATGATGACGAATATTTATACGGACTATAAAATTGATCAGGGGTATTCCTCCGATGAAATTGTAGGTAAGACCCGTAGCTTAAAAGGAGTTCTTGAACCCTTTTCGACCCAAGGAAATATCGATCTGATGAAACGTGCAGGGTTTGAGGATATTATGACGGTGATGAAGTACGTTTCCTTCGAAGGCTTTCTGGCTATCAAGTAG
- a CDS encoding sulfatase-like hydrolase/transferase: protein MSETKRPNVLWITSDQQHWFTIGLQNPEVKTPNLDRLAKHGTLFNRAYCPNPTCTPTRSSMITGMYPSQHGAYSLGTKLPEHHTTVGEVYSKNGYKTALVGKAHFQQLVSTEEYPSKESYPLLRDLEYWKEDDGPFYGFDHVELARNHADECHAGQHYALWMEEKGLKDWKKHYQNEWGGKDGMPYFDFNDPDNRTSPQEHTWTIPEEYHYNIWIAERSNALLEEYAKAEEPFFLWSSFFDPHPPYLIPEPWDTMYDPADVTVPQVTPGEHDKNPEHFRKTQEENPDFSDWADPEGAEMHGCSSHLQDRESLAKDIAIYYGMISCMDKYIGQILDKLDELGLTENTLILFTSDHGHFYGHHGLNAKGPFHYEDLVRVPFIASWPNHIPEGAESQSLQSLVDMAPSILQACGIEIPRSMTGVNQLSTWKGETDARDHVLVENRHQPSTIHVKTYINQRYKLTVYWKHEYGELFDLQEDPSELNNLWNDPNAADLKARLTRKLLDAELGKEPVPMPRVAPA from the coding sequence ATGAGCGAAACGAAACGCCCAAATGTTCTATGGATCACATCCGATCAACAACACTGGTTTACGATCGGCCTACAGAACCCTGAAGTAAAAACCCCGAATCTTGACCGACTCGCTAAGCACGGAACTCTTTTCAACAGAGCCTACTGTCCTAATCCGACTTGCACACCTACTCGGTCCTCCATGATTACGGGGATGTACCCAAGTCAACACGGAGCCTATTCGCTCGGCACCAAACTTCCGGAACACCATACCACCGTGGGCGAGGTTTACTCGAAGAACGGATACAAAACAGCTCTCGTTGGCAAAGCTCACTTCCAACAGCTAGTATCGACAGAAGAATATCCCTCCAAGGAGTCCTACCCCTTGCTTCGTGACCTTGAATACTGGAAAGAGGACGATGGGCCCTTCTATGGATTCGATCATGTTGAACTCGCTCGCAACCACGCTGACGAATGCCACGCAGGACAACACTACGCCCTCTGGATGGAGGAAAAGGGATTGAAGGACTGGAAGAAACACTACCAAAACGAATGGGGCGGCAAAGATGGGATGCCTTACTTTGATTTCAATGACCCGGACAATCGCACTTCACCACAGGAGCATACATGGACCATCCCAGAGGAGTACCACTACAATATTTGGATCGCAGAGCGTTCAAACGCCCTTCTAGAAGAGTATGCAAAGGCAGAGGAGCCTTTCTTCCTCTGGTCTAGTTTCTTCGATCCCCACCCCCCTTACCTGATCCCAGAACCCTGGGATACGATGTACGATCCGGCAGACGTTACTGTACCTCAAGTTACCCCCGGTGAACACGATAAGAATCCCGAACACTTCAGAAAAACCCAGGAAGAAAACCCTGACTTCTCGGATTGGGCTGACCCGGAAGGCGCCGAAATGCATGGGTGCAGTTCGCATTTACAAGACCGTGAATCTTTGGCCAAGGACATTGCCATCTATTACGGCATGATCAGTTGTATGGATAAATACATCGGCCAGATCCTGGACAAACTGGATGAATTGGGATTAACCGAAAACACATTAATCCTATTCACATCAGACCACGGTCACTTTTACGGCCATCATGGATTAAATGCTAAGGGCCCCTTTCACTACGAAGATCTGGTTAGGGTTCCGTTTATCGCCAGTTGGCCCAACCATATTCCTGAAGGAGCAGAAAGTCAGTCACTACAAAGCCTCGTAGATATGGCACCAAGCATTTTGCAGGCCTGCGGGATCGAAATACCGAGGAGTATGACAGGTGTGAATCAACTTTCCACCTGGAAGGGAGAAACGGATGCTAGAGACCATGTTCTGGTTGAAAACCGGCATCAGCCAAGCACCATTCATGTTAAAACTTATATTAACCAACGCTATAAGCTGACTGTGTATTGGAAACATGAGTACGGCGAACTCTTCGACCTGCAAGAGGATCCCTCGGAGCTCAACAATCTCTGGAACGATCCAAACGCAGCTGACTTGAAAGCCCGACTAACCCGAAAGCTACTCGACGCCGAACTGGGCAAGGAGCCCGTGCCCATGCCACGAGTGGCGCCTGCGTAA
- a CDS encoding fumarylacetoacetate hydrolase family protein → MSPIKLYKLPQGIYVVREDLSGYLDSEWDALFEAENIYSVLSDATLTEREADLDEALAPIGAQEVWASGVTYYSSRMAREAESAAAGGGNFYTRVYAAERPEIFFKSTPNRVSGPGGKVRIRADSTWDVPEPELTLAISAEGDIFGYTIGNDMSSRSIEGENPLYLPQAKTFEQCASLGPCIVVTPEPLKPTTEIRMIIKRNSMVAYFGQCKLSDMKRTLEELRDYLVRELEFPKGAFLMTGTGIVPDHDFTLQPKDEINITIETIGTLTNYVVRKDG, encoded by the coding sequence ATGAGCCCAATTAAACTCTACAAACTTCCTCAAGGTATCTACGTAGTGCGAGAGGACCTCAGTGGCTACCTCGATTCCGAATGGGACGCATTGTTTGAAGCAGAGAATATTTATAGCGTGTTGTCGGATGCGACCTTAACCGAGCGTGAGGCCGATCTTGATGAGGCTTTGGCTCCGATTGGAGCTCAGGAAGTATGGGCATCTGGTGTGACCTATTACTCGAGTCGAATGGCACGCGAGGCGGAATCTGCAGCTGCAGGTGGCGGCAATTTTTACACGCGTGTCTACGCAGCTGAGCGTCCGGAGATTTTCTTTAAGTCGACACCCAATCGAGTTTCCGGCCCCGGAGGCAAGGTCCGTATTCGTGCAGATTCCACTTGGGATGTGCCGGAGCCCGAACTGACTCTGGCGATTTCAGCAGAAGGCGACATCTTTGGCTATACGATCGGCAATGATATGAGTTCACGAAGCATTGAGGGGGAAAACCCTCTTTACCTTCCTCAAGCCAAAACCTTCGAACAATGTGCCTCGCTGGGGCCCTGCATCGTAGTAACTCCCGAACCCCTCAAGCCCACCACCGAAATCCGCATGATCATCAAACGTAACAGTATGGTGGCCTATTTCGGTCAGTGCAAACTGAGCGACATGAAACGCACCTTGGAAGAACTACGGGACTACCTCGTTCGTGAACTCGAGTTTCCCAAAGGCGCTTTTCTAATGACCGGCACAGGGATCGTTCCCGATCACGATTTTACCCTCCAGCCCAAGGACGAAATCAATATTACCATTGAGACCATCGGAACTTTGACCAATTACGTCGTTCGTAAGGACGGGTGA
- the yaeI gene encoding phosphodiesterase YaeI, producing MRLVLGVPVLGVLVVSYMRWFEPHWQELTKKDLKIRKLEQPLRLLHLSDFHVTSEEDLEAISKAIKLGLGEQPDLAVITEDFFTTTWDDTELYAACLRTLTDTVPTFACAGNHDGGSWAARASGYENLSQLERLLDSANIRLLRNETSQITIKNQSLNLVGLGDIWSREFNPATVTELQLTTGPSIVLSHNPDTKELLQSYDCDLICCGHTHGGQLVVPLLGWRPFLPVRDSSFPEGILSRNDRHIHITRGVGNLQGLCFNCRPEVSILNLS from the coding sequence GTGAGATTAGTTCTGGGCGTACCCGTTCTTGGGGTACTCGTAGTTTCCTACATGCGCTGGTTCGAGCCGCACTGGCAAGAGCTCACTAAAAAGGATCTTAAGATTCGGAAGCTGGAGCAACCCCTCAGGCTACTTCATTTGTCTGACTTTCATGTCACTTCAGAAGAAGACCTTGAGGCCATTTCAAAGGCGATAAAGCTAGGACTCGGAGAACAACCTGACCTGGCTGTGATAACCGAAGACTTTTTTACTACGACTTGGGATGATACGGAACTCTATGCAGCTTGCCTGCGAACACTCACCGACACCGTGCCCACTTTCGCCTGCGCAGGAAATCACGACGGAGGGAGCTGGGCAGCCCGAGCTTCCGGTTACGAAAATCTTTCACAACTCGAACGACTACTAGATTCGGCCAATATCCGTTTGCTAAGAAACGAAACATCTCAGATTACTATTAAAAATCAGTCTCTAAACTTAGTGGGACTAGGAGACATCTGGTCCCGGGAGTTTAACCCTGCTACGGTTACGGAATTACAGCTGACTACAGGACCCAGCATCGTCCTTTCCCACAATCCGGACACCAAGGAGTTACTCCAGTCCTATGATTGCGACCTTATATGCTGCGGGCATACCCACGGCGGCCAGTTGGTTGTTCCTCTACTTGGATGGCGCCCTTTCTTACCGGTAAGGGACTCGAGTTTCCCAGAAGGTATCCTAAGTAGGAATGATCGTCATATCCATATCACACGAGGCGTGGGAAACCTGCAAGGACTCTGTTTCAACTGCCGACCAGAAGTGAGTATTCTCAATCTGAGCTGA
- a CDS encoding DMT family transporter, translating to MEFYLWIVLGSSFVYTLAALCVKRSSIAGVDPWKTTVVWNGLLALVSLPCWFVADPPGDLRSLIIPLLMSFAFFLGQLLNVLAIQKGDVSLVTPILGTKIVFVGVLAIVFLDDEIGILVWTGALLAVLGIFLMRGNTHNERKRLLPSIILGLVSALSYGAFDVAMQKFGSDAGYAQTVSRTFLFTFLWSLLLIPKWKPSEQGIDMNTWYWLLGGGVLQAGQAMAFVYVLTTYGDATRVNVLYSSRAFWSILLVWVIGHWFSNIERHLGKAVFSRRLAGSSLLVVAIILATWK from the coding sequence ATGGAATTCTACCTGTGGATAGTTCTTGGCAGCTCATTTGTATATACCTTGGCAGCTTTGTGCGTGAAACGCTCCAGCATAGCCGGCGTAGATCCTTGGAAAACCACCGTTGTATGGAATGGCCTTCTCGCACTGGTGTCACTGCCTTGCTGGTTCGTCGCTGACCCTCCGGGGGATCTTCGATCATTGATTATCCCTTTGCTCATGAGCTTCGCATTTTTTCTGGGGCAATTGTTGAATGTGCTGGCCATCCAAAAAGGAGATGTATCCCTGGTAACCCCCATTTTGGGCACCAAAATCGTATTTGTCGGAGTGCTGGCAATCGTTTTTCTCGATGATGAAATTGGCATTTTAGTGTGGACCGGTGCATTACTTGCAGTTTTGGGAATATTTCTCATGCGCGGTAATACCCATAACGAACGTAAACGCTTACTCCCATCCATCATACTTGGACTTGTCAGCGCCTTGAGTTACGGTGCCTTCGATGTGGCTATGCAAAAATTTGGTTCTGATGCAGGCTATGCTCAGACTGTCTCCAGAACCTTTTTATTTACCTTCCTTTGGTCACTTCTACTGATTCCCAAATGGAAACCCTCGGAGCAGGGAATAGACATGAATACCTGGTATTGGCTGTTGGGAGGCGGCGTGCTTCAGGCCGGTCAAGCGATGGCGTTTGTTTACGTGCTTACCACCTACGGTGACGCGACACGTGTGAATGTGCTATATAGTTCGCGGGCTTTCTGGAGCATTTTGTTAGTTTGGGTTATTGGACACTGGTTCAGCAACATCGAGCGCCATCTAGGGAAAGCGGTCTTTTCCCGCCGCCTGGCAGGTTCCAGCTTATTAGTGGTCGCCATTATTCTGGCGACATGGAAATAA
- the uxaC gene encoding glucuronate isomerase — protein MSFINDDFLLQNESARTLYNEYANDEPICDYHCHLPPEDVANNRRFSNLFEIWLEGDHYKWRAMRSNGVSEPYCTGEADPYEKYLAWCRTVPNTLRNPLYHWSHLELKRYFDIDLLINEDTAKEIWDEANAKLKSDDLSAHGILKNFDVKVVGTTDDPTDSLEHHKAIGELGIDTSVVPTFRPDKGLSVDDPENWNAWVDALASVAGGSLDSLEDFLAALKSRHDFFAEMGGRLSDHGLERCFFAETTTEEVSGIYANARGGNAAATSEKEAFAFYVMREVGRWNAEKGFTMQFHVGAMRSNNTRLLNQVGPDTGFDSTGDYSQATTMSRFLDSLDQTNECPKVIIYNLNNADNYVMASMLGNFMDGSTAGKIQLGSGWWHLDQKEGMVDQMNALSAMGLISHFVGMLTDSRSFLSYPRHEYFRRILCNIFGEDMENGEIPKDFNLVGPMVRNICYGNAARFFGFE, from the coding sequence ATGAGTTTCATAAACGACGACTTTCTTCTTCAAAACGAATCCGCTCGAACACTCTACAACGAGTATGCGAATGATGAGCCCATCTGCGATTATCATTGCCACTTGCCCCCGGAGGACGTGGCCAACAATCGTCGATTTTCGAATCTCTTTGAGATTTGGTTGGAAGGGGATCACTACAAGTGGCGTGCCATGCGTAGCAACGGCGTTTCAGAACCTTACTGTACGGGTGAAGCCGATCCCTATGAAAAGTATCTCGCTTGGTGCCGCACGGTTCCGAACACGCTTCGTAATCCTTTGTATCATTGGAGCCATCTGGAGCTTAAGCGCTACTTCGACATTGATCTGTTGATAAATGAAGATACCGCCAAAGAGATCTGGGATGAAGCGAATGCGAAACTCAAATCAGACGATTTGAGTGCTCACGGAATTCTGAAGAACTTCGACGTTAAAGTGGTCGGAACTACCGATGACCCAACGGATTCGCTTGAACATCATAAAGCGATTGGGGAATTGGGTATTGATACCTCAGTGGTGCCCACCTTCCGTCCGGACAAGGGGCTAAGCGTGGATGACCCCGAAAACTGGAATGCTTGGGTGGATGCATTGGCATCAGTTGCTGGCGGTTCCTTAGATTCCTTGGAAGATTTCCTCGCTGCTTTGAAGTCACGTCATGATTTCTTTGCCGAAATGGGTGGGCGCCTTTCTGACCATGGATTGGAACGTTGTTTTTTTGCTGAAACCACCACGGAAGAAGTGAGCGGTATATATGCAAACGCTCGTGGAGGAAACGCTGCCGCCACTTCCGAGAAAGAAGCCTTTGCTTTTTATGTGATGCGAGAGGTAGGGCGTTGGAATGCAGAGAAAGGATTTACGATGCAATTCCATGTGGGAGCGATGCGTAGTAATAATACTCGTCTTCTCAATCAAGTAGGCCCTGACACGGGTTTTGATTCTACCGGAGATTATTCGCAGGCAACTACTATGAGTCGCTTTCTTGATAGTCTGGATCAGACCAATGAGTGTCCTAAGGTTATCATCTACAATCTCAACAATGCCGATAATTACGTCATGGCATCCATGCTGGGGAATTTTATGGATGGCTCAACGGCTGGGAAGATTCAGCTAGGCTCCGGCTGGTGGCACCTTGACCAGAAGGAAGGTATGGTCGATCAAATGAATGCTCTTTCCGCGATGGGCTTGATTTCTCATTTTGTTGGCATGTTGACTGATTCAAGATCGTTTCTTTCGTATCCGCGCCACGAATACTTTCGTAGGATTTTGTGTAACATTTTTGGCGAAGATATGGAGAACGGGGAAATTCCCAAGGACTTCAACTTAGTCGGACCCATGGTTCGAAATATCTGTTACGGAAACGCTGCCCGTTTCTTTGGATTCGAGTAA
- a CDS encoding SDR family oxidoreductase — translation MSNYLNSLFGLDGKVAVVIGGTGELCGAMAEGLAQAGAEVVLVGRSQEKADARLALIAEAGGKGYFVAGDLSSKAGIKAILDAVLEKSGKVDILVNGAGTNAATPFLEVPEDEFDWIFDVNMKAVFLTNQVFGEYLVERDEGGSVINVGSMSGLIPLSRVFTYSATKAAVHNLSKNLAREWAPKNIRVNTLVPGFFPAEQNRKILSPDRVEAIMGHTPMNRFGNSDELVGVTLLLASDKAGSFITGTEMVVDGGYAAMTI, via the coding sequence ATGAGTAATTACTTAAATTCTCTTTTTGGATTGGACGGCAAAGTGGCCGTTGTGATTGGCGGAACCGGCGAACTTTGCGGAGCCATGGCTGAAGGACTTGCCCAGGCAGGTGCAGAAGTTGTCCTGGTGGGACGTAGCCAGGAAAAAGCTGACGCACGTTTGGCACTTATTGCTGAAGCGGGTGGCAAAGGCTACTTTGTAGCTGGCGACTTGTCTTCTAAAGCAGGCATCAAAGCCATTCTCGATGCTGTTTTGGAGAAATCCGGGAAGGTTGACATTCTTGTCAACGGAGCTGGAACCAACGCAGCGACACCGTTTTTGGAAGTTCCTGAAGATGAATTCGACTGGATCTTTGATGTGAACATGAAGGCTGTCTTTCTTACCAATCAAGTGTTTGGAGAATACTTGGTCGAGCGAGATGAAGGAGGCAGCGTGATCAATGTTGGGTCCATGTCTGGATTAATTCCGCTTTCGCGTGTTTTCACCTATTCTGCAACCAAGGCTGCGGTTCATAACTTGTCGAAAAACCTAGCTCGTGAGTGGGCACCCAAAAACATTCGAGTTAATACGTTGGTACCTGGGTTCTTCCCGGCCGAACAAAACCGGAAGATCCTTTCTCCGGACCGTGTTGAAGCGATCATGGGACACACTCCGATGAATCGCTTTGGCAATTCCGATGAGTTGGTAGGCGTCACTCTGCTGTTAGCTTCTGACAAGGCTGGTTCTTTCATTACCGGCACTGAGATGGTTGTAGATGGTGGCTATGCCGCCATGACCATTTAA